One Lentimicrobiaceae bacterium genomic window carries:
- a CDS encoding choice-of-anchor J domain-containing protein yields the protein MFKKPTYLRWLASLLLVALWGSGYTQAQEPGRNPNDKAALTQEMNAVVFDSDRFSQDNPSREATATCPTTLAEGFESTTFPPAGWKIINGGGAGTWVRSTASPKSGLASAYILFNSTAHNDWLITPALKPVAGNTTFSFWSKNGSSSYTERFNVKLSTTGNNEANFTVTLASNVGPGTTYTQYSYDLSAYVGQTVYVAVQAISTNQLSLYLDDFIGPNLYSFYNGATALSFGPTYDLGTYTKNYEITNCGTSTLNVSQGSISPELSIAGLPLSLAAGASANIQVTFNPAIAGAYAGSFVLNTNDPMNSSVTVNVSSVVTAAVVTESFFQDFNAVADFSLPTNWLGNFSVRGTGGLVNSKRLSRNLYGTTTSKTGQFSTPFVNLTLNSKLSFNYRAVEFSSYPSTATPANEIGFTVYMSLDYGTTFIPIYVFDPLTHIESLQYVLKEVDLSAYAGETAMFLFSAEVFLGGDFYLDFDDISMISAVPGLEFLTPNLSMGYRPIGAWMEPARYELINNPGEGDLSIVAADIDNSYNGFVDVVAPALPYTIASGATTTAFGLTASEAAVAPGAFNGTFAVIYGGNRAALTATYDGTAYDPPMADVVETAIDFGTVAATPAPVEVLQDVDHSRELFGHYKNYILPNDVGNGPLENDYVYKITFATDQLFSITTPVASPNIAIYNEDFDGEPGPMAHNAIFQHYGSFVDFPIFAGTYYFVVSDVVDWVNFNYSVADMPVPDAVTYVSPADGAVNINNNMTLNWIFGDYTDQYELVLGTTYPPSTIVVPFTSDLATSYVLTGLQPNMQYFWQVNVKNTQGTTYGDIWGFTTTIDVPTGLTVTVVDPAPTVPTLSAVINWTGPSDRAFIGYNVYRNGVKLNATPLTESTYTDVNLARNTTYSYQVSNVFDEGESAKTAAVSVTTKGVGTFNGFVYDFLTNDPIEGARVDISGPEGNYSVLTAANGAYSTQAYRGTYSITASATDYTPQSLPGVLLAHGATVSNDFYLMEVPYPLGEVVAFELNDNSVQVSWSGVTPLDLVMITQNPGAPVNGYFQSFGNGYGVVYDLSDYPDATINSMNFHHASWGLTGTWAYKIHVYNWDTKTLIGTYGPYNTTVNDNWESGVNLGNISAGGAEMVAIIMEPLGNDPLDAYPDLSSDDAINPQGSIYGALSNPAGMIPSGIGNFLMELYIYTAQGTVASAPRVVDFGEAVNAPNRMNTTNEVSKSVIEQSALSVTKGEASLTHRTVAGPSFAEGTRGILSYDVWREKVYQPGTLELIGNTVQQDFVDFDWGIQDWGVYRWAVTVNYDLGQVSAPTFSNTLDKDMYTTVDVAVTLNSGDSPAGTQVTFTNTSEPALELVYDETLGGSGQFTWDMFRRGVYDIEVFKAGYTSVSLSGVEIFDEASFEWLLDEILAPPTGLYVTPTGLARWMGGSSLPFTPFMETFDAGEIPAGWVVETGEGANASGANWAIAQPTTARPFTNTPYMKVDSDAGPSTGLTHSLLYTPVIDASNAATLYLEFDQYYNYFSNEYADVEVYDGTDWVVVLHQVADIGSWTVPNHQVIDVSAYANAAFQVRFNYYAPGWKWYWSIDNVALNEVVTRGADRSFVNYKVFHDGVLVAEVEDSQYQYGTNGEALVDGETYLAEVATVYSTGQSARAAYTWTYIACDNYAVPGSFTAAQVEGTLDVAINWTIPTIPVGEDQIDFARITRDGEVIAEVATAGYLDEDLALGTYEYCITFVYESGAETCPATLCETVDVTGGAFVNGNVKEAAYLGGNNIAGASVVLTNDDDNSIVFSFVTDASGNYSGEVLAGTYNYEVTAEGYITATLEGVSVPTTATVTRNFELMEFPAPVELVVATELSDAAVQVTWRTPGTILFEPTTENFNNGMPADWTIVSGGTTADTWELVTSYGGSTLDGTPFMIVDSDGAGIGSILDEMLYSPVINTLGAEELYLEFDQYYRHLGTGSYGNVDVFDGTDWVNVLSQTATAGAWSAPNMQSIDVTAYANPQFQVRFHYFDNGAWAWYWALDNVTLTDQTSTRALALAPQSTLAGYNVYRTTCAEGGDLQFLGYTLDTTFNDNTWVSAEAGVYRWAVEAVYAQNESELRFSNCLDKDMITQVSVAVSTNSLDSPEGTDVMFTNTSEPDLALVYSTELDASGVYTWEEFRKGTYDIYVEKNGFAPISITGYVIDGPEAFVWVLEELLLPVSDLHVSPTGFATWRPGGVIPFEPYAFDFEADAQGWDIQGNVNGWQWGNNTSLSSSFMNFNGNDTHFLAVNADAAGSGGASIVAMATSPVMNLENADEVFVSFDYKLRSDALSVHYSIDGGAPVLLEDLAEYYSAGWTNHVIALPEEALVNNVQLIFLYEESGTWSYGGAFDNVSVSDVAPENARSLVNYKVWLDGVFATDTENTYWQYDPANLVPGQEYFSEVAAVYTNGISAKMNYTWTYFPCDSFPGPADVTAEVENVNDVVISWGGNTPPPPGGEFFEDFEAGTLPTGWVVYDVDGDGFKWDNSALEFDVFDAHSGAYCMTSASYRNDVGALTPNNWLVTPAIAVTAGSQLSFWVDAQDPAWSAEQYYVKVSTTGNAVADFTTTLHSAVSPADWAEVVLDLSAYAGETVYIAFQHANVTDQFFIKIDDVKVTNTASRAAHTSPLAAGLSRAIPFKTQGLSQSEIDARINHTGAYAIVNVSENTFVANNVVNVAGDSKPLSSNRALLYDNGPLVNSPGTGVGGADESILQNVTLGMTTLGAGIQFASGNHMADDFVVDANWTIDQFTFYGYQTGSTTTSTMTGGYLQIYNGNPSTGGTVVWGDMTTNRMSSTTFSNIYRLSEGTPGTNRPIMEIVCETPGLTLTPGTYWVEYTLDGSLTSGPWAPPITITGETTTGNALQYLPASGWQPFQDGGTLTPQGLPFLIAGTANNGGGGSTTFDPGEYLGANVYRDGVLIAEMVQGETYTDEAVDPGYYDYCVTFVYTDGAESCLSSCVLDVLVTEDCEAPQNLTATLVEENNEVTLVWNENIAQEFRYDDGVATGQLGFTGGTTSSVLGAKHNTSAEITEVSWYLTSEGGPHSTVQIYIFGLDGSGLPNGSNVLYTASVSNTDDTWNTYTLPAPVAATGGFFLGVGYNGFAALGTDDGAGAPWVFQNNTHYFVSDYSAGGWATWESVGFAVNGMIRAIGVAGATASYAVNNEAPVVVNDKSQMSMVYTRLAQPATTGEPQWTQDARSADRAFMGYNIYKDGQLLEALWPETTYVYLEPNAGNTCYTVTAEYEFCGETEPSNEACVDIITDVENTDLSKISMYPNPSNSVVNIELTNDVSQVVVYNYVGQVVYELNVVKTKRIELNVRNYESGAYLVKFVTNAGDSFTKKMVVTK from the coding sequence ATGTTTAAGAAACCTACTTATTTACGATGGCTTGCCAGCTTATTGTTGGTAGCTCTTTGGGGTTCTGGTTATACTCAAGCACAGGAACCGGGCAGAAACCCAAATGACAAAGCTGCGTTAACCCAAGAAATGAACGCTGTTGTTTTTGATAGCGATAGATTTTCTCAGGATAATCCTTCGCGGGAGGCAACAGCAACCTGTCCGACTACTCTTGCCGAAGGATTTGAAAGTACCACTTTCCCTCCTGCTGGTTGGAAAATCATCAATGGTGGTGGCGCAGGCACATGGGTTAGAAGTACTGCAAGTCCCAAAAGCGGACTTGCTTCGGCCTATATTTTGTTTAATTCAACAGCTCATAACGACTGGTTGATAACTCCAGCCCTTAAACCTGTAGCTGGTAATACAACCTTCTCTTTTTGGTCTAAAAATGGATCTTCTTCATATACTGAAAGGTTCAATGTAAAATTGTCGACTACAGGAAACAATGAAGCGAATTTCACTGTTACTTTAGCTTCTAATGTTGGACCTGGTACAACCTATACACAGTATTCTTACGATTTATCTGCATATGTAGGACAAACTGTTTATGTTGCTGTTCAGGCAATTTCAACTAATCAATTGTCTCTTTATTTAGACGATTTTATTGGTCCAAATCTTTATTCTTTCTATAATGGAGCTACTGCTCTCAGCTTTGGTCCAACATATGATCTGGGCACTTATACGAAGAATTATGAAATTACCAACTGTGGCACATCAACCTTGAATGTTTCTCAGGGAAGCATTTCACCTGAGTTATCAATTGCGGGGTTGCCGCTAAGTCTTGCTGCTGGCGCATCTGCAAATATTCAGGTAACTTTTAACCCTGCCATTGCTGGTGCATATGCCGGTTCATTTGTATTAAATACAAACGATCCTATGAATTCATCTGTTACGGTGAATGTTTCATCTGTCGTTACAGCGGCGGTTGTGACTGAATCCTTTTTCCAGGATTTCAATGCGGTAGCGGATTTTTCATTACCAACTAACTGGTTAGGGAATTTTAGTGTTAGAGGTACTGGTGGATTAGTCAATTCAAAGCGACTGTCAAGAAACCTCTATGGAACTACAACTTCCAAGACTGGCCAATTTTCAACTCCTTTTGTGAACCTAACATTAAACTCAAAATTGAGTTTCAACTACAGAGCAGTTGAATTTTCTTCCTACCCTTCTACTGCAACTCCTGCTAATGAGATAGGCTTTACAGTATACATGAGTCTGGATTATGGAACTACATTTATCCCGATATATGTATTTGACCCGCTAACCCACATAGAATCACTTCAATATGTTTTAAAAGAAGTTGATCTAAGTGCATATGCAGGCGAAACAGCAATGTTTTTATTCAGTGCTGAGGTCTTTCTTGGTGGAGATTTCTATCTAGATTTTGATGATATCAGCATGATCTCTGCCGTACCTGGTCTTGAGTTCCTTACACCAAATCTTTCCATGGGCTATCGCCCGATTGGAGCCTGGATGGAACCTGCCAGATATGAACTGATAAACAATCCCGGTGAAGGCGATTTAAGTATCGTTGCTGCCGATATTGACAACAGTTACAATGGCTTTGTTGATGTTGTTGCTCCTGCACTTCCTTATACCATTGCTTCAGGCGCAACCACCACAGCCTTTGGTTTAACAGCCTCAGAAGCTGCAGTTGCTCCCGGTGCATTTAATGGCACTTTTGCTGTTATTTATGGCGGTAACCGTGCAGCTTTAACAGCTACCTATGATGGAACAGCTTATGATCCTCCTATGGCTGATGTTGTAGAAACTGCTATTGATTTCGGCACTGTAGCTGCAACACCTGCTCCTGTTGAAGTACTTCAGGATGTAGATCATTCTCGTGAATTATTTGGTCATTATAAAAATTACATTCTCCCGAATGATGTAGGTAATGGTCCACTCGAAAATGACTATGTCTATAAAATTACATTTGCAACAGATCAACTTTTTTCAATTACAACTCCTGTTGCTTCTCCAAACATTGCCATTTATAATGAAGACTTTGATGGAGAACCTGGCCCAATGGCTCATAATGCCATATTCCAACACTATGGTAGTTTTGTTGATTTCCCAATCTTTGCTGGTACATATTACTTTGTAGTTAGTGATGTAGTTGATTGGGTTAATTTTAATTATAGTGTTGCTGATATGCCGGTTCCGGATGCTGTTACTTATGTTTCACCCGCCGATGGCGCTGTGAACATTAATAACAACATGACGTTGAACTGGATATTTGGTGATTATACTGATCAATATGAGTTGGTATTGGGTACTACCTATCCTCCATCAACCATTGTGGTTCCGTTTACATCTGACCTCGCTACTTCATATGTGCTGACAGGTTTACAGCCCAATATGCAGTATTTCTGGCAGGTAAATGTGAAAAATACCCAGGGTACTACCTATGGTGATATCTGGGGTTTCACCACTACCATTGATGTACCAACCGGATTGACTGTTACCGTTGTAGATCCTGCTCCTACTGTTCCAACATTAAGTGCAGTCATCAACTGGACAGGTCCTTCTGACCGTGCATTTATTGGTTATAATGTTTACCGTAACGGAGTTAAATTAAATGCTACTCCGCTTACCGAGTCAACTTATACCGATGTTAACCTGGCCAGAAATACAACCTATTCCTACCAGGTAAGCAATGTGTTTGATGAAGGCGAATCAGCTAAAACAGCTGCCGTTTCCGTTACAACCAAAGGTGTAGGAACATTCAATGGCTTTGTTTACGATTTTCTCACCAATGACCCGATTGAAGGGGCAAGAGTAGATATTTCAGGGCCAGAAGGAAACTATAGTGTTTTAACTGCTGCCAATGGTGCATACAGTACTCAAGCCTATAGAGGTACCTATAGTATCACTGCAAGTGCTACCGACTACACCCCACAATCCCTTCCAGGTGTACTTTTAGCCCATGGTGCTACTGTTTCCAACGATTTTTATCTGATGGAAGTACCTTATCCACTGGGTGAAGTTGTAGCCTTTGAATTGAACGACAATTCAGTTCAGGTAAGCTGGTCAGGTGTTACTCCGCTCGACCTGGTTATGATTACCCAAAATCCGGGCGCACCTGTTAACGGTTACTTCCAGTCTTTTGGTAATGGCTATGGCGTTGTTTATGATCTTTCAGATTATCCCGATGCCACCATTAACAGCATGAATTTCCATCATGCCTCCTGGGGTTTAACAGGTACATGGGCATATAAAATCCATGTTTATAACTGGGATACCAAAACACTTATCGGAACTTACGGTCCTTATAATACCACGGTTAACGATAACTGGGAATCAGGTGTAAATCTTGGAAATATATCTGCTGGTGGTGCTGAAATGGTTGCCATTATTATGGAGCCACTCGGAAATGATCCTTTGGATGCATATCCTGATTTATCATCGGATGATGCCATCAACCCACAAGGTTCAATATATGGTGCTTTGAGTAATCCGGCCGGTATGATTCCATCTGGTATTGGAAACTTCCTGATGGAACTCTACATCTACACTGCACAAGGCACAGTTGCATCTGCTCCACGTGTTGTTGATTTTGGAGAAGCTGTGAACGCTCCTAATCGCATGAATACCACCAATGAGGTTTCAAAGTCGGTGATTGAGCAAAGTGCACTTTCCGTCACAAAAGGTGAAGCATCACTTACCCACCGTACTGTTGCCGGCCCATCATTTGCTGAAGGAACTCGCGGCATCTTAAGCTATGATGTATGGCGCGAAAAAGTTTACCAGCCAGGTACACTTGAGTTAATTGGAAACACTGTTCAGCAGGACTTTGTTGATTTTGACTGGGGTATCCAGGATTGGGGCGTTTATCGCTGGGCTGTTACTGTAAACTATGATTTAGGTCAGGTTTCAGCTCCCACTTTCTCCAATACACTTGACAAGGATATGTACACCACGGTTGATGTAGCTGTTACATTAAACTCAGGTGACAGTCCTGCAGGTACACAGGTAACCTTTACCAATACATCCGAGCCTGCTCTTGAACTCGTTTATGATGAAACCCTTGGCGGTTCAGGTCAGTTTACCTGGGATATGTTCCGCAGAGGTGTTTATGATATCGAAGTATTCAAAGCCGGTTACACTTCAGTAAGCCTTTCTGGTGTTGAAATCTTTGACGAAGCCAGCTTTGAATGGCTGCTCGATGAAATTTTGGCTCCACCAACAGGTCTTTATGTAACTCCAACAGGTCTTGCCAGGTGGATGGGTGGCTCTTCACTGCCATTTACTCCATTTATGGAAACTTTTGATGCAGGCGAAATCCCTGCAGGTTGGGTAGTTGAAACCGGTGAAGGTGCTAATGCAAGTGGTGCAAATTGGGCCATTGCCCAGCCAACTACTGCACGGCCTTTCACCAACACACCATATATGAAGGTTGATTCAGATGCCGGACCAAGTACAGGCCTGACACATTCATTGCTGTATACACCAGTTATTGATGCCAGCAATGCTGCAACTCTCTATCTTGAATTTGACCAATACTATAACTATTTTTCCAATGAATATGCTGACGTTGAGGTATATGACGGAACTGACTGGGTGGTAGTATTGCATCAGGTTGCAGATATCGGATCATGGACTGTTCCGAATCATCAGGTCATTGATGTTTCAGCATATGCCAACGCTGCTTTCCAGGTTCGTTTTAATTATTACGCACCAGGGTGGAAATGGTACTGGTCAATTGACAATGTTGCACTCAATGAAGTGGTAACACGAGGCGCAGATCGCTCATTTGTGAACTACAAAGTATTCCACGATGGCGTTTTGGTTGCTGAAGTTGAAGATTCACAATATCAATATGGAACCAATGGCGAAGCCCTTGTGGATGGCGAAACTTACCTTGCTGAAGTAGCTACTGTTTACAGTACTGGTCAGAGCGCAAGAGCTGCTTACACATGGACTTATATTGCCTGTGATAATTATGCTGTTCCTGGTAGCTTCACCGCTGCTCAGGTTGAAGGAACCCTTGATGTAGCTATCAACTGGACTATTCCAACAATCCCTGTTGGAGAAGACCAGATTGACTTTGCCCGCATTACCCGCGATGGTGAGGTTATTGCTGAAGTTGCTACTGCAGGTTATCTTGATGAAGATCTTGCATTGGGTACTTATGAATATTGCATCACCTTCGTTTATGAAAGTGGCGCTGAAACATGTCCTGCTACACTGTGTGAAACTGTTGATGTTACAGGTGGTGCATTCGTTAACGGTAACGTTAAAGAAGCTGCATATCTTGGCGGAAACAACATCGCCGGCGCTTCAGTTGTACTTACCAATGATGATGACAATAGCATTGTTTTCAGTTTCGTAACTGACGCATCAGGTAACTATTCAGGTGAAGTACTTGCAGGTACCTATAACTATGAAGTAACAGCTGAAGGTTACATTACCGCTACCCTTGAGGGTGTTAGTGTACCAACCACTGCTACTGTAACCCGTAATTTCGAACTGATGGAATTCCCGGCACCGGTTGAACTGGTTGTTGCCACCGAATTAAGCGATGCCGCTGTTCAGGTAACCTGGAGAACCCCCGGAACCATTCTGTTTGAACCTACTACTGAAAACTTCAATAATGGTATGCCAGCTGACTGGACAATCGTTAGCGGAGGAACTACAGCCGACACTTGGGAACTCGTAACAAGTTATGGTGGAAGCACCCTTGATGGTACTCCATTTATGATTGTTGATTCTGATGGTGCCGGTATTGGTTCAATCCTCGACGAAATGCTCTACTCACCGGTAATTAATACCTTGGGTGCAGAAGAACTGTATCTTGAATTTGATCAGTATTATCGTCACCTTGGAACTGGCTCATACGGAAATGTTGATGTATTCGACGGAACCGACTGGGTTAATGTTCTTAGCCAGACAGCTACTGCCGGCGCCTGGTCAGCACCAAATATGCAGTCAATTGATGTTACAGCTTATGCCAATCCTCAATTCCAGGTTCGTTTCCATTATTTTGACAATGGAGCATGGGCATGGTACTGGGCACTTGACAATGTAACTCTTACCGATCAGACTTCAACAAGAGCTCTTGCACTTGCACCACAATCAACACTTGCCGGTTATAACGTTTACCGTACAACCTGTGCAGAAGGTGGTGATTTGCAATTCCTTGGATACACACTTGATACTACCTTCAACGACAATACATGGGTTAGCGCCGAAGCCGGTGTTTACAGATGGGCTGTTGAAGCTGTATACGCTCAGAATGAATCAGAATTGCGCTTCTCTAACTGTCTTGATAAAGACATGATTACTCAGGTAAGCGTTGCTGTTTCTACCAATAGTCTTGATAGTCCTGAAGGAACTGACGTAATGTTTACCAATACATCAGAACCTGATTTGGCACTGGTTTACAGTACTGAACTCGACGCATCAGGCGTATATACATGGGAAGAATTCCGCAAAGGAACCTATGACATTTATGTTGAGAAAAACGGATTTGCTCCGATTTCAATCACTGGTTATGTAATTGATGGTCCTGAAGCATTTGTATGGGTTCTTGAAGAACTTCTGCTGCCTGTTTCTGATCTGCACGTTTCACCAACTGGTTTTGCAACATGGCGTCCGGGTGGAGTTATTCCATTTGAACCTTATGCATTCGATTTCGAAGCTGATGCTCAGGGATGGGATATCCAGGGTAATGTAAACGGCTGGCAGTGGGGTAATAACACCTCCTTGTCATCAAGTTTCATGAACTTCAATGGTAATGATACACACTTCCTTGCAGTAAATGCTGACGCTGCCGGTTCAGGTGGTGCTTCTATCGTTGCAATGGCTACTTCTCCTGTAATGAATCTTGAAAATGCTGATGAGGTATTTGTAAGTTTCGACTACAAACTGCGTTCAGATGCATTAAGCGTTCATTATAGCATTGATGGTGGTGCTCCTGTATTGTTGGAAGACCTTGCTGAATATTATTCAGCCGGATGGACCAACCATGTAATTGCACTTCCTGAAGAAGCTCTTGTTAACAATGTACAACTGATATTCTTATATGAAGAATCAGGAACATGGAGTTATGGTGGTGCTTTCGACAACGTTTCTGTTAGCGACGTTGCTCCTGAAAACGCTCGTAGTCTCGTAAATTACAAAGTATGGCTTGATGGTGTATTCGCAACAGATACAGAAAACACCTACTGGCAGTACGATCCTGCAAATCTTGTTCCTGGTCAGGAATACTTCTCAGAAGTTGCTGCGGTTTATACCAATGGCATCTCTGCTAAGATGAACTACACCTGGACATACTTCCCATGCGATAGCTTCCCCGGACCTGCAGATGTAACAGCCGAGGTTGAAAACGTAAATGATGTAGTTATCAGCTGGGGTGGCAACACTCCTCCTCCTCCGGGTGGTGAATTCTTCGAAGATTTCGAAGCTGGCACACTCCCAACAGGTTGGGTTGTTTATGATGTTGATGGCGACGGATTTAAATGGGATAATTCAGCTCTTGAATTTGATGTATTTGACGCACACTCAGGCGCATATTGCATGACAAGTGCAAGTTACCGCAATGATGTTGGTGCTCTTACACCAAATAACTGGCTTGTAACTCCTGCTATTGCTGTAACTGCTGGTTCACAGCTAAGCTTCTGGGTTGATGCTCAGGATCCTGCATGGTCAGCTGAACAGTATTATGTAAAAGTTTCAACAACTGGTAATGCCGTTGCTGACTTTACTACTACTTTACATTCAGCAGTTTCTCCGGCCGACTGGGCTGAGGTTGTACTTGATCTTTCAGCTTATGCTGGCGAGACCGTATACATCGCATTCCAGCACGCTAATGTAACTGACCAGTTCTTCATTAAGATTGATGATGTAAAAGTAACCAACACTGCAAGCAGGGCTGCTCATACAAGTCCGCTGGCAGCAGGATTAAGCCGCGCAATTCCATTCAAAACTCAGGGTCTGAGCCAGAGTGAAATTGACGCCAGAATTAATCATACTGGTGCTTATGCTATCGTTAATGTTTCTGAAAACACTTTTGTTGCCAACAACGTAGTAAACGTTGCCGGCGATAGCAAACCGCTTTCTTCAAACCGTGCACTGCTTTATGACAATGGACCACTGGTTAACAGCCCTGGTACCGGTGTTGGTGGAGCAGATGAAAGCATCCTGCAGAACGTTACTTTGGGTATGACAACCCTTGGTGCTGGTATTCAGTTTGCTTCCGGAAACCATATGGCTGATGACTTTGTTGTTGATGCCAACTGGACTATTGATCAATTTACATTCTACGGTTATCAGACCGGTTCCACAACTACAAGCACCATGACTGGTGGTTACCTGCAGATTTACAATGGTAATCCTTCAACTGGTGGTACTGTAGTTTGGGGCGATATGACAACCAACAGAATGAGCTCAACTACATTCTCCAATATCTATCGTTTATCAGAAGGTACTCCGGGCACAAACCGTCCAATTATGGAAATCGTTTGTGAAACTCCTGGTCTTACACTTACACCTGGTACTTATTGGGTAGAATACACGCTGGATGGTTCATTAACTTCAGGTCCATGGGCTCCTCCTATCACAATTACAGGAGAAACCACAACCGGTAATGCACTCCAGTACTTACCGGCTAGTGGATGGCAGCCATTCCAGGATGGTGGTACACTTACTCCTCAGGGACTTCCATTCCTGATTGCAGGTACTGCTAATAATGGTGGTGGCGGAAGCACAACTTTCGATCCGGGAGAATATCTTGGCGCAAATGTTTACCGTGACGGTGTTCTGATTGCTGAAATGGTACAGGGTGAAACCTATACTGACGAGGCTGTTGATCCTGGTTACTATGACTATTGCGTTACCTTCGTTTATACTGATGGCGCTGAATCATGTCTCTCCAGCTGCGTTCTTGACGTACTGGTTACCGAAGACTGCGAAGCTCCACAGAACCTTACCGCTACATTGGTTGAGGAAAACAACGAAGTAACTCTTGTATGGAACGAAAATATCGCTCAGGAATTCAGGTATGATGATGGTGTTGCAACCGGTCAGCTTGGATTTACTGGTGGTACTACCAGCAGTGTATTAGGCGCTAAACACAATACCAGTGCCGAAATTACCGAAGTGAGCTGGTATCTGACAAGTGAAGGTGGTCCTCACAGTACTGTTCAGATTTACATCTTTGGACTTGATGGTTCAGGTTTACCAAATGGTAGCAATGTACTCTATACTGCTTCTGTTTCTAATACCGATGATACATGGAATACTTACACTTTACCTGCTCCGGTAGCAGCTACAGGTGGTTTCTTCCTTGGCGTTGGTTATAACGGCTTTGCCGCTCTGGGAACTGATGATGGTGCTGGTGCTCCATGGGTATTCCAGAATAACACTCACTACTTTGTATCTGATTACAGTGCAGGTGGATGGGCTACATGGGAGTCTGTAGGATTTGCTGTTAACGGTATGATCAGAGCTATCGGTGTTGCCGGTGCAACTGCATCCTATGCTGTTAATAACGAAGCTCCGGTTGTTGTCAATGACAAGAGCCAGATGTCAATGGTATATACCAGACTTGCTCAACCTGCTACAACCGGTGAACCTCAGTGGACACAGGATGCACGCAGTGCCGACAGAGCTTTCATGGGATATAACATCTACAAAGACGGTCAGCTTCTTGAAGCTCTATGGCCAGAAACTACCTATGTTTATCTTGAGCCAAATGCTGGCAACACTTGCTACACAGTAACTGCAGAGTATGAATTCTGTGGCGAAACCGAGCCTTCAAACGAAGCATGTGTTGATATCATTACTGATGTAGAAAATACCGATCTGTCGAAGATTAGTATGTATCCTAACCCATCTAATAGTGTAGTTAACATCGAACTCACCAATGACGTTAGCCAGGTAGTTGTTTACAACTATGTTGGTCAGGTTGTTTATGAGCTGAATGTTGTCAAAACTAAGAGGATAGAATTGAATGTACGCAACTACGAAAGTGGCGCTTACCTGGTTAAATTTGTAACCAACGCAGGCGATAGTTTCACTAAGAAAATGGTTGTTACCAAATAA